One genomic region from Apodemus sylvaticus chromosome 1, mApoSyl1.1, whole genome shotgun sequence encodes:
- the LOC127663868 gene encoding tripartite motif-containing protein 30A-like isoform X9, producing MASSVLESIKEEVTCPICLELLKEPVSADCNHSFCRACITFNYESNRNTEGEGNCPVCRVPYTFGNLRPNRHVANIVERLKGFKSIPEEEQKVNVCEQHGEKLQLFCRKDMMAICWLCERSQEHRGHQTALVEEVENEYKNQIQSNEENVQIEFDGLRDLLDSKEDEELLRLRKEKEDVMKILKESESELVQQRDLVRDLITDMEHQLELSTIEMLQGVNNVLTRSQILQLKKPQIVLQKRRKKFHVRDLKGMLQAYQGLMDVQQYWVNVTLPENNQEGILINRKKRQIAHIIYSKKNLRLFETYHLGVLGYPAIPSGKHYWEVDVSKSNAWLLGLNDGKCAQPQPHSVDEMFFKTKHPSSLKHNAMYQPKCGYWVIGMKSIFVYNAFDECSITHNSSVIALSLPSPPSRVGVFLDREACTLSFYDVSNSGALIYRFFDPAFPVKVYPYFNPLECSEPMTICGPPS from the exons ATGGCCTCATCAGTCCTGGAGAGCATAAAGGAAGAGGTGACCTGTCCTATCTGTCTGGAGCTACTGAAGGAACCCGTGAGTGCTGACTGCAACCACAGCTTCTGTCGAGCCTGCATCACATTCAACTATGAGTCCAACAGAAACACAGAAGGGGAGGGCAACTGCCCTGTGTGCCGAGTTCCTTACACATTTGGGAATCTGAGGCCTAATCGACATGTGGCCAACATAGTAGAAAGGCTCAAGGGGTTCAAGTCCATTccagaggaggagcagaaggtgaATGTCTGTGAACAACACGGAGAGAAACTCCAGCTCTTCTGTAGGAAGGATATGATGGCCATCTGCTGGCTTTGTGAGCGATCTCAAGAGCACCGTGGTCACCAGACAGCTCTCGTTGAAGAGGTGGAGAATGAGTACAAG AACCAAATACAgagcaatgaagaaaatgttcaGATAGAGTTTGATGGACTAAGAGACCTCCTGGACTCCAAGGAGGATGAGGAGCTGCTGAggctgaggaaagagaaggaagatgttATGAAAATTCTGAAAGAGTCTGAAAGTGAGCTGGTGCAGCAGAGGGATTTGGTGAGAGACCTCATCACAGATATGGAACATCAGTTGGAACTTTCAACTATAGAAATGCTTCAG gGTGTAAATAATGTCCTGACAAG GAGTCAGATTTTGCAACTGAAAAAGCCCCAAATTGTcctccaaaaaagaagaaaaaagttccACGTTCGAGATCTGAAAGGCATGCTGCAAGCTTATCAAG GGCTCATGGATGTCCAGCAATACTGGG TTAATGTGACTCTACCTGAAAACAACCAGGAAGGCAttttaattaatagaaaaaaaagacaaatagcaCATATAATTTACTCTAAGAAGAATCTTCGACTTTTTGAGACCTATCATTTGGGTGTCCTCGGCTATCCAGCTATTCCTTCAGGCAAGCATTACTGGGAAGTGGATGTGTCTAAAAGCAATGCCTGGCTCCTCGGATTAAATGATGGAAAGTGTGCTCAACCTCAACCTCATTCAGTGGATGAAAtgttcttcaaaacaaaacatcccTCTAGCCTTAAACATAATGCAATGTATCAGCCTAAATGTGGCTACTGGGTTATAGGGATGAAGAGTATTTTTGTATACAATGCCTTTGATGAGTGCTCTATCACCCACAATTCCAGTGTCATCGCCCTATCTCTGCCTAGTCCTCCCAGTCGTGTCGGAGTTTTCCTAGACAGGGAAGCTTGCACTCTCTCATTTTATGATGTTTCTAACAGTGGAGCTCTCATCTATAGGTTCTTTGACCCTGCCTTCCCTGTTAAAGTCTATCCATATTTTAATCCTTTGGAATGTTCAGAGCCAATGACTATATGCGGGCCACCCTCTTAA
- the LOC127663868 gene encoding tripartite motif-containing protein 30A-like isoform X7: protein MASSVLESIKEEVTCPICLELLKEPVSADCNHSFCRACITFNYESNRNTEGEGNCPVCRVPYTFGNLRPNRHVANIVERLKGFKSIPEEEQKVNVCEQHGEKLQLFCRKDMMAICWLCERSQEHRGHQTALVEEVENEYKEKLQAALQKMRKKEKICDEWQDDLQQERTDWENQIQSNEENVQIEFDGLRDLLDSKEDEELLRLRKEKEDVMKILKESESELVQQRDLVRDLITDMEHQLELSTIEMLQGVNNVLTRSQILQLKKPQIVLQKRRKKFHVRDLKGMLQAYQGLMDVQQYWVNVTLPENNQEGILINRKKRQIAHIIYSKKNLRLFETYHLGVLGYPAIPSGKHYWEVDVSKSNAWLLGLNDGKCAQPQPHSVDEMFFKTKHPSSLKHNAMYQPKCGYWVIGMKSIFVYNAFDECSITHNSSVIALSLPSPPSRVGVFLDREACTLSFYDVSNSGALIYRFFDPAFPVKVYPYFNPLECSEPMTICGPPS from the exons ATGGCCTCATCAGTCCTGGAGAGCATAAAGGAAGAGGTGACCTGTCCTATCTGTCTGGAGCTACTGAAGGAACCCGTGAGTGCTGACTGCAACCACAGCTTCTGTCGAGCCTGCATCACATTCAACTATGAGTCCAACAGAAACACAGAAGGGGAGGGCAACTGCCCTGTGTGCCGAGTTCCTTACACATTTGGGAATCTGAGGCCTAATCGACATGTGGCCAACATAGTAGAAAGGCTCAAGGGGTTCAAGTCCATTccagaggaggagcagaaggtgaATGTCTGTGAACAACACGGAGAGAAACTCCAGCTCTTCTGTAGGAAGGATATGATGGCCATCTGCTGGCTTTGTGAGCGATCTCAAGAGCACCGTGGTCACCAGACAGCTCTCGTTGAAGAGGTGGAGAATGAGTACAAG GAGAAGCTGCAGGCAGCTCTGCAGAAgatgaggaaaaaggaaaaaatatgtgaTGAATGGCAGGATGACCTCcaacaggagagaactgactgggAG AACCAAATACAgagcaatgaagaaaatgttcaGATAGAGTTTGATGGACTAAGAGACCTCCTGGACTCCAAGGAGGATGAGGAGCTGCTGAggctgaggaaagagaaggaagatgttATGAAAATTCTGAAAGAGTCTGAAAGTGAGCTGGTGCAGCAGAGGGATTTGGTGAGAGACCTCATCACAGATATGGAACATCAGTTGGAACTTTCAACTATAGAAATGCTTCAG gGTGTAAATAATGTCCTGACAAG GAGTCAGATTTTGCAACTGAAAAAGCCCCAAATTGTcctccaaaaaagaagaaaaaagttccACGTTCGAGATCTGAAAGGCATGCTGCAAGCTTATCAAG GGCTCATGGATGTCCAGCAATACTGGG TTAATGTGACTCTACCTGAAAACAACCAGGAAGGCAttttaattaatagaaaaaaaagacaaatagcaCATATAATTTACTCTAAGAAGAATCTTCGACTTTTTGAGACCTATCATTTGGGTGTCCTCGGCTATCCAGCTATTCCTTCAGGCAAGCATTACTGGGAAGTGGATGTGTCTAAAAGCAATGCCTGGCTCCTCGGATTAAATGATGGAAAGTGTGCTCAACCTCAACCTCATTCAGTGGATGAAAtgttcttcaaaacaaaacatcccTCTAGCCTTAAACATAATGCAATGTATCAGCCTAAATGTGGCTACTGGGTTATAGGGATGAAGAGTATTTTTGTATACAATGCCTTTGATGAGTGCTCTATCACCCACAATTCCAGTGTCATCGCCCTATCTCTGCCTAGTCCTCCCAGTCGTGTCGGAGTTTTCCTAGACAGGGAAGCTTGCACTCTCTCATTTTATGATGTTTCTAACAGTGGAGCTCTCATCTATAGGTTCTTTGACCCTGCCTTCCCTGTTAAAGTCTATCCATATTTTAATCCTTTGGAATGTTCAGAGCCAATGACTATATGCGGGCCACCCTCTTAA